The following are encoded together in the Chlorocebus sabaeus isolate Y175 chromosome 12, mChlSab1.0.hap1, whole genome shotgun sequence genome:
- the FBXW2 gene encoding F-box/WD repeat-containing protein 2 isoform X1 gives MERKDFETWLDNISVTFLSLTDLQKNETLDHLISLSGAVQLRHLSNNLETLLKRDFLKLLPLELSFYLLKWLDPQTLLTCCLVSKQWNKVISACTEVWQTACKNLGWQIDDSVQDALHWKKVYLKAILRMKQLEDHEAFETSSLIGHSARVYALYYKDGLLCTGSDDLSAKLWDVSTGQCVYGIQTHTCAAVKFDEQKLVTGSFDNTVACWEWSSGARTQHFRGHTGAVFSVDYNDELDILVSGSADFTVKVWALSAGTCLNTLTGHTEWVTKVVLQKCKVKSLLHSPGDYILLSADKYEIKIWPIGREINCKCLKTLSVSEDRSICLQPRLHFDGKYIVCSSALGLYQWDFASYDILRVIKTPEIANLALLGFGDIFALLFDNRYLYIMDLRTESLISRWPLPEYRKSKRGSSFLAGEASWLNGLDGHNDTGLVFATSMPDHSIHLVLWKEHG, from the exons ATGGAGAGAAAGGACTTTGAGACATGGCTTGATAACATTTCTGTTACATTTCTTTCTCTGACGGacttgcagaaaaatgaaactctggaTCACCTGATTAGTCTGAGTGGGGCAGTCCAGCTCAGGCATCTCTCCAATAACCTAGAGACTCTCCTCAAGCGGGACTTCCTCAAACTCCTTCCCCTGGAGCtcagtttttatttgttaaaatggcTCGATCCTCAGACTTTACTCACATGCTGCCTCGTCTCTAAACAGTGGAATAAGGTGATAAGTGCCTGTACAGAGGTGTGGCAGACTGCATGTAAAAATTTGGGCTGGCAGATAGATGATTCTGTTCAGGACGCTTTGCACTGGAAGAAGGTTTATTTGAAGGCTATTTTGAGAATGAAGCAACTGGAGGACCATGAAGCCTTTGAGACCTCATCATTAATTGGACACAGTGCCAGAGTGTATGCACTTTACTACAAAGATGGACTTCTCTGTACAG GGTCAGATGACTTGTCTGCAAAGCTGTGGGATGTGAGCACAGGGCAGTGCGTTTATGGCATCCAGACCCACACTTGTGCAGCGGTGAAGTTTGATGAACAGAAGCTTGTGACAGGCTCCTTTGACAACACTGTGGCTTGCTGGGAATGGAGTTCCGGAGCCAGGACCCAGCACTTTCGGGGGCACACGGGGGCGG TATTTAGCGTGGACTACAATGATGAACTGGATATCTTGGTGAGCGGCTCTGCAGACTTCACTGTGAAAGTATGGGCTTTATCTGCTGGGACATGCCTGAACACACTCACCGGGCACACGGAATGGGTCACCAAG GTAGTTTTGCAGAAGTGCAAAGTCAAGTCTCTCTTGCACAGTCCTGGAGACTACATCCTCTTAAGTGCAGACAAATATGAGATTAAG atTTGGCCAATTGGGAGAGAAATCAACTGCAAGTGCTTAAAGACATTGTCTGTCTCTGAGGATAGAAGCATCTGCCTGCAGCCAAGACTGCATTTTGATGGGAAATACATTGTCTGCAGTTCAGCACTTGGTCTCTACCAGTGGGACTTTGCTAGTTATGATATTCTCAG GGTCATCAAGACACCTGAGATAGCAAACTTGGCCTTGCTTGGCTTTGGAGATATCTTTGCCCTGCTGTTTGACAACCGCTACCTGTACATCATGGACTTGCGGACAGAGAGCCTGATTAGTCGCTGGCCTCTGCCAGAGTACAGGAAGTCAAAGAGAGGCTCAAGCTTCCTGGCAGGCGAAGCATCCTGGCTGAATGGATTGGATGGGCACAATGACACGGGCTTGGTCTTTGCCACCAGCATGCCTGACCACAGTATTCACCTGGTGTTGTGGAAGGAGCACGGCTGA
- the FBXW2 gene encoding F-box/WD repeat-containing protein 2 isoform X3 codes for MMKCGEVVYEVQRAVLRHNCGYAVKTGKIFHNLMERKDFETWLDNISVTFLSLTDLQKNETLDHLISLSGAVQLRHLSNNLETLLKRDFLKLLPLELSFYLLKWLDPQTLLTCCLVSKQWNKVISACTEVWQTACKNLGWQIDDSVQDALHWKKVYLKAILRMKQLEDHEAFETSSLIGHSARVYALYYKDGLLCTGSDDLSAKLWDVSTGQCVYGIQTHTCAAVKFDEQKLVTGSFDNTVACWEWSSGARTQHFRGHTGAVFSVDYNDELDILVSGSADFTVKVWALSAGTCLNTLTGHTEWVTKVVLQKCKVKSLLHSPGDYILLSADKYEIKIWPIGREINCKCLKTLSVSEDRSICLQPRLHFDGKYIVCSSALGLYQWDFASYDILRVIKTPEIANLALLGFGDIFALLFDNRYLYIMDLRTESLISRWPLPEYRKSKRGSSFLAGEASWLNGLDGHNDTGLVFATSMPDHSIHLVLWKEHG; via the exons GTAAAATTTTCCATAACCTTATGGAGAGAAAGGACTTTGAGACATGGCTTGATAACATTTCTGTTACATTTCTTTCTCTGACGGacttgcagaaaaatgaaactctggaTCACCTGATTAGTCTGAGTGGGGCAGTCCAGCTCAGGCATCTCTCCAATAACCTAGAGACTCTCCTCAAGCGGGACTTCCTCAAACTCCTTCCCCTGGAGCtcagtttttatttgttaaaatggcTCGATCCTCAGACTTTACTCACATGCTGCCTCGTCTCTAAACAGTGGAATAAGGTGATAAGTGCCTGTACAGAGGTGTGGCAGACTGCATGTAAAAATTTGGGCTGGCAGATAGATGATTCTGTTCAGGACGCTTTGCACTGGAAGAAGGTTTATTTGAAGGCTATTTTGAGAATGAAGCAACTGGAGGACCATGAAGCCTTTGAGACCTCATCATTAATTGGACACAGTGCCAGAGTGTATGCACTTTACTACAAAGATGGACTTCTCTGTACAG GGTCAGATGACTTGTCTGCAAAGCTGTGGGATGTGAGCACAGGGCAGTGCGTTTATGGCATCCAGACCCACACTTGTGCAGCGGTGAAGTTTGATGAACAGAAGCTTGTGACAGGCTCCTTTGACAACACTGTGGCTTGCTGGGAATGGAGTTCCGGAGCCAGGACCCAGCACTTTCGGGGGCACACGGGGGCGG TATTTAGCGTGGACTACAATGATGAACTGGATATCTTGGTGAGCGGCTCTGCAGACTTCACTGTGAAAGTATGGGCTTTATCTGCTGGGACATGCCTGAACACACTCACCGGGCACACGGAATGGGTCACCAAG GTAGTTTTGCAGAAGTGCAAAGTCAAGTCTCTCTTGCACAGTCCTGGAGACTACATCCTCTTAAGTGCAGACAAATATGAGATTAAG atTTGGCCAATTGGGAGAGAAATCAACTGCAAGTGCTTAAAGACATTGTCTGTCTCTGAGGATAGAAGCATCTGCCTGCAGCCAAGACTGCATTTTGATGGGAAATACATTGTCTGCAGTTCAGCACTTGGTCTCTACCAGTGGGACTTTGCTAGTTATGATATTCTCAG GGTCATCAAGACACCTGAGATAGCAAACTTGGCCTTGCTTGGCTTTGGAGATATCTTTGCCCTGCTGTTTGACAACCGCTACCTGTACATCATGGACTTGCGGACAGAGAGCCTGATTAGTCGCTGGCCTCTGCCAGAGTACAGGAAGTCAAAGAGAGGCTCAAGCTTCCTGGCAGGCGAAGCATCCTGGCTGAATGGATTGGATGGGCACAATGACACGGGCTTGGTCTTTGCCACCAGCATGCCTGACCACAGTATTCACCTGGTGTTGTGGAAGGAGCACGGCTGA
- the FBXW2 gene encoding F-box/WD repeat-containing protein 2 isoform X2 — protein sequence MKQLEDHEAFETSSLIGHSARVYALYYKDGLLCTGSDDLSAKLWDVSTGQCVYGIQTHTCAAVKFDEQKLVTGSFDNTVACWEWSSGARTQHFRGHTGAVFSVDYNDELDILVSGSADFTVKVWALSAGTCLNTLTGHTEWVTKVVLQKCKVKSLLHSPGDYILLSADKYEIKIWPIGREINCKCLKTLSVSEDRSICLQPRLHFDGKYIVCSSALGLYQWDFASYDILRVIKTPEIANLALLGFGDIFALLFDNRYLYIMDLRTESLISRWPLPEYRKSKRGSSFLAGEASWLNGLDGHNDTGLVFATSMPDHSIHLVLWKEHG from the exons ATGAAGCAACTGGAGGACCATGAAGCCTTTGAGACCTCATCATTAATTGGACACAGTGCCAGAGTGTATGCACTTTACTACAAAGATGGACTTCTCTGTACAG GGTCAGATGACTTGTCTGCAAAGCTGTGGGATGTGAGCACAGGGCAGTGCGTTTATGGCATCCAGACCCACACTTGTGCAGCGGTGAAGTTTGATGAACAGAAGCTTGTGACAGGCTCCTTTGACAACACTGTGGCTTGCTGGGAATGGAGTTCCGGAGCCAGGACCCAGCACTTTCGGGGGCACACGGGGGCGG TATTTAGCGTGGACTACAATGATGAACTGGATATCTTGGTGAGCGGCTCTGCAGACTTCACTGTGAAAGTATGGGCTTTATCTGCTGGGACATGCCTGAACACACTCACCGGGCACACGGAATGGGTCACCAAG GTAGTTTTGCAGAAGTGCAAAGTCAAGTCTCTCTTGCACAGTCCTGGAGACTACATCCTCTTAAGTGCAGACAAATATGAGATTAAG atTTGGCCAATTGGGAGAGAAATCAACTGCAAGTGCTTAAAGACATTGTCTGTCTCTGAGGATAGAAGCATCTGCCTGCAGCCAAGACTGCATTTTGATGGGAAATACATTGTCTGCAGTTCAGCACTTGGTCTCTACCAGTGGGACTTTGCTAGTTATGATATTCTCAG GGTCATCAAGACACCTGAGATAGCAAACTTGGCCTTGCTTGGCTTTGGAGATATCTTTGCCCTGCTGTTTGACAACCGCTACCTGTACATCATGGACTTGCGGACAGAGAGCCTGATTAGTCGCTGGCCTCTGCCAGAGTACAGGAAGTCAAAGAGAGGCTCAAGCTTCCTGGCAGGCGAAGCATCCTGGCTGAATGGATTGGATGGGCACAATGACACGGGCTTGGTCTTTGCCACCAGCATGCCTGACCACAGTATTCACCTGGTGTTGTGGAAGGAGCACGGCTGA